The Pelodiscus sinensis isolate JC-2024 chromosome 5, ASM4963464v1, whole genome shotgun sequence genome includes a region encoding these proteins:
- the SARAF gene encoding store-operated calcium entry-associated regulatory factor: MAAGGRGLLVSLLLLLLVGGPGLARGWEQPGRVLLREVQVLTLYQDQYTTSRRTSPVPQLQCTGGTARCAYVPAVVQCHNKGWDGFDIQWECKADLDNSYRFGRIEVSCEGYDYPDDPYILRGSCGLQYALELTEEGQRKTNNFGSFGSSYFQSNKVNSQDSSDSTSGVIVVIVLLLLAYGCYKLFLSNHVPQQDFSNDDGYSRMSWENRQRPPPPPPGFKSSFTGAGGFGGGSSYEANSGPGFWTGLGAGGLLGYLAGNQRSQPRSSYFPYTSPTAPPPTGGNSSGSTGPHTSGTRTASGYGGTKRR; the protein is encoded by the exons ATGGCGGCCGGCGGACGGGGCCTGCTcgtctctctgctgctgctgctgctggtcggcgggccggggctggcgcggggctgggagcagccgg GGAGAGTTTTGTTGCGGGAGGTCCAAGTTCTCACTCTCTACCAAGACCAATATACTACTTCTCGGCGGACATCTCCCGTTCCCCAGCTACAATGTACTGGAGGCACAGCCAGATGTGCATATGTCCCTGCAGTTGTTCAGTGTCATAACAAAGGTTGGGATGGCTTTGACATACAG TGGGAGTGTAAGGCAGATTTGGACAACTCCTATCGCTTTGGAAGAATTGAAGTGAGCTGTGAAGGCTATGATTATCCAGATGACCCTTACATCTTAAGGGGATCTTGTGGCTTGCAGTATGCGTTAGAGTTAACTGAGGAAGGCCAAAGAAAAACTAACAACTTTGGAAGCTTTGGCTCCAGCTATTTCCAATCAAACAAAGTGAATTCTCAGGATTCCTCTGACTCTACATCTGGAGTGATTGTCGTAATAGTGCTTCTGCTCCTTGCTTATGGATGTTACAAGTTATTCCTCAGTAACCACGTGCCTCAGCAGGATTTCTCTAATGATGATGGATATTCTAGGATGTCTTGGGAGAATCGTCAGagaccaccaccacctcctcctggtTTCAAATCCAGCTTCACAG GAGCTGGTGGTTTTGGTGGCGGTTCCAGTTATGAGGCCAATTCAGGACCGGGGTTTTGGACTGGACTTGGAGCAGGAGGCCTACTAGGGTACTTGGCTGGTAATCAAAG GTCACAACCACGTTCCTCATATTTTCCATACACCAGTCCTACTGCTCCCCCTCCTACAGGTGGAAATTCCAGTGGTTCTACAGGGCCTCACACCTCAGGGACAAGAACTGCTTCTG GTTACGGAGGTACAAAAAGGAGATGA